One window from the genome of Coleofasciculaceae cyanobacterium encodes:
- a CDS encoding HNH endonuclease, which yields MPVNPSFYPNNWNSLALKVKEAARWRCSCCGKKCYEPGEKPENLTRSEWTADILQVHHRNHDTSDNRLANLLSVCAVCHLSLHRDRYSPVSPGQLKLF from the coding sequence ATGCCTGTAAACCCTAGTTTCTACCCCAATAATTGGAACAGCCTAGCATTGAAAGTAAAAGAAGCTGCACGATGGCGATGTAGTTGCTGCGGAAAAAAATGTTATGAGCCAGGAGAGAAACCAGAGAATCTAACCCGTTCAGAGTGGACGGCGGATATTTTGCAGGTGCATCATCGCAACCATGACACGAGCGATAATCGATTAGCTAATCTGCTGTCTGTCTGTGCAGTCTGTCATTTGAGTTTACATAGAGATAGGTATAGTCCAGTTAGTCCTGGGCAATTGAAATTATTCTAG